The Thermodesulfovibrionia bacterium genome contains a region encoding:
- a CDS encoding PAS domain S-box protein, producing MKANKFLVYIMLLSIVAVVSLPIFTELYVYPAFSRYHMKETEEHSVHISNHIAGIFDINNLSINYTSSDDFVKEIDNARKNFNLFKIKVFTPDGRLAYSTDKGEIGDINKHPYFYDIVLKGNIYSKEAKKDTKSLDGNIIPIDVFETYIPVMKDGKAVIIFETYLDNSTSKAAFDKIISDITKAMSIVSLLLFGTVMFSSFKARRSMAERERAVNELMKYRDNLESEVKERTAKLEDEKAKTESILAGMGEAVSMQNLDFKVMYQNKAHIDIVGDHFGEYCYKAYQKQDKVCENCHLEMAFNDGKIHTAKQSRITEDGEIHYEIMASPLKDSSGKIIAGIEMVREITENVQRERMLDEAVLELTRSENDLRNLFESVNDAVFVLDLKGNFIDVNSIAFKRLGYTKEEMLSMHISALDSPEFASRVSERFDEITKRGKAIFESAHLRKDGTAMPVEVNSVLTIFKGKEVLLSTIRDITQRKQIENELFQSRTEWEETFNNITDMITIHDKNFNIIQANQAALNTLHLPNSAPGKQLKCYQYYHRTSSPPEKCASCECITTGKPTTFEMYEPAFDKHLEVRAMPRFNKENEIVGVSHIVRDISYRKASEQALKNAHDMLEERVRERTTELQKTNEQLLDEMNERLQLAHELKESEKRYRRFFEDSPTSLWEKDFSEIKEYINKLKRAGINDFRDYFYSHPDEVRHCATLLKVTDVNTITLEIYKAKSKKEFLENLHRVFCEETYELFRLELIAAAEDNFELEAEGITQDLKGRKNHISIKWSVQSGSEKTLSKVLVAVVDITERKKAEESLIDNEKRLRAITDSTTDLIWEADTRYDVLYWFGDVDGLLGYGPDEFPRTISGHMENIHPKDRERIAASFEKAIKTQNDFSAQYSIICKDGTYRVWEERGRAVGFEDGKAVKWVGSITDITEKVRMDEEQKFMQAKLLHTNKMTALGTLVSGVAHEINNPNAFIMTNAELLSMIWKDVSSLLSAHYKNDKELSLGGLPYSELRNAMPQLLKGITEGAGRIKSIVDNLKDFSKPDKSNLDEDVDINEVIRSSVLILGPQIKKHTIHFSTHYMKNLPLIKGNRQNFEQVIINLLSNALQSLTEKECGVRVSTLHNQKDNVIIVTIKDEGAGIPPDIMDRITEPFFTTKIDTGGTGLGLYISYAIINDHKGSMKFESIEEKGTTVTIYLPIVNNEYRKN from the coding sequence ATGAAAGCCAATAAGTTTCTTGTCTACATTATGCTTTTATCGATAGTCGCGGTTGTATCCCTGCCGATATTTACCGAACTATATGTCTATCCTGCTTTTTCCAGATACCATATGAAGGAAACAGAAGAGCATTCTGTACACATATCCAATCACATCGCCGGGATCTTCGACATTAACAACTTGTCTATAAACTATACTTCCTCTGATGATTTTGTTAAAGAGATAGATAATGCCAGGAAGAACTTTAACCTTTTTAAGATAAAAGTCTTTACACCTGACGGCAGGCTTGCATACTCAACTGACAAGGGGGAGATAGGCGATATCAATAAACACCCGTACTTTTACGATATCGTCCTTAAAGGTAATATTTATTCAAAAGAGGCAAAGAAGGATACGAAATCTCTTGACGGCAATATTATACCTATCGATGTTTTTGAAACTTATATACCTGTAATGAAAGATGGAAAGGCTGTTATTATTTTCGAAACCTATCTTGATAATTCTACAAGCAAGGCGGCCTTTGATAAGATCATATCAGATATAACTAAAGCGATGTCAATTGTGTCATTGCTTCTTTTTGGCACGGTCATGTTCAGTTCTTTCAAGGCAAGAAGGAGCATGGCAGAACGTGAGCGCGCAGTAAATGAGCTTATGAAATACCGCGACAACCTTGAGTCAGAGGTCAAAGAGCGTACCGCAAAACTCGAAGATGAAAAGGCCAAGACGGAAAGTATTCTTGCCGGAATGGGTGAAGCTGTAAGCATGCAGAACCTTGATTTCAAGGTCATGTACCAGAATAAGGCGCATATTGACATTGTTGGAGATCATTTTGGTGAATATTGCTATAAGGCATATCAGAAGCAGGATAAAGTTTGTGAAAACTGCCATCTTGAAATGGCTTTTAATGATGGCAAGATCCATACTGCGAAACAATCCAGAATAACCGAAGATGGGGAGATACACTATGAAATCATGGCGTCTCCCTTGAAAGATTCATCCGGGAAGATAATAGCGGGTATTGAGATGGTCAGAGAAATTACTGAAAATGTTCAGAGGGAAAGGATGCTTGACGAAGCAGTTTTAGAATTGACCAGATCTGAAAATGACCTCAGAAACCTGTTTGAATCTGTTAATGATGCTGTCTTTGTTCTTGATCTGAAAGGGAACTTTATTGATGTCAACTCCATCGCTTTTAAACGGCTGGGTTATACAAAGGAAGAGATGCTTTCAATGCATATCTCTGCACTTGACTCGCCAGAGTTTGCCTCAAGGGTGTCTGAACGCTTTGATGAGATCACAAAACGAGGCAAAGCCATATTTGAGTCTGCCCACCTGAGAAAGGACGGCACAGCCATGCCTGTTGAGGTGAATTCAGTCCTGACCATCTTCAAGGGCAAAGAGGTATTGCTCAGCACTATTCGTGACATAACCCAAAGAAAGCAGATTGAGAATGAACTGTTTCAGTCAAGGACGGAGTGGGAGGAAACATTTAATAACATAACCGATATGATCACTATCCATGACAAAAATTTTAATATAATTCAGGCAAACCAGGCCGCGCTTAATACGCTGCATTTGCCAAATTCAGCCCCCGGTAAACAGCTTAAATGTTATCAGTATTATCATCGCACATCATCTCCGCCTGAAAAATGCGCGAGCTGTGAATGTATCACTACCGGTAAGCCTACCACTTTTGAGATGTATGAGCCGGCATTTGATAAGCACTTAGAGGTCAGGGCCATGCCCAGGTTTAATAAGGAAAACGAGATTGTCGGGGTTTCCCATATTGTAAGGGATATTTCTTACCGTAAGGCTTCTGAGCAGGCCCTTAAAAACGCACATGATATGCTGGAGGAGAGGGTCAGGGAACGGACAACGGAATTGCAGAAAACCAATGAGCAATTATTGGATGAGATGAATGAGCGTCTTCAGCTTGCGCACGAACTGAAGGAGAGCGAAAAACGTTATCGGAGATTTTTTGAGGATTCACCGACATCTCTCTGGGAAAAAGACTTCTCTGAGATCAAGGAATATATTAATAAATTAAAGAGGGCAGGTATAAATGATTTTAGGGATTATTTTTACAGCCATCCTGATGAGGTCAGGCACTGCGCGACACTGCTTAAGGTAACCGATGTAAACACAATAACGCTTGAGATCTACAAAGCAAAAAGTAAAAAGGAGTTTCTGGAAAATCTGCACAGGGTTTTTTGTGAGGAGACTTATGAACTTTTCAGGCTTGAGCTTATTGCTGCTGCTGAAGACAACTTTGAACTTGAAGCTGAGGGCATAACTCAAGATCTTAAGGGCAGGAAGAACCATATTTCCATAAAATGGTCTGTGCAGTCAGGTTCAGAAAAGACGCTTTCTAAAGTTCTTGTAGCTGTTGTTGATATAACGGAAAGGAAAAAGGCTGAGGAGTCGCTGATCGATAATGAAAAACGGCTGCGCGCAATTACAGATTCAACAACAGACCTTATATGGGAAGCAGATACAAGGTATGATGTATTGTACTGGTTTGGGGATGTCGATGGACTGCTTGGTTATGGCCCGGATGAGTTTCCGCGCACTATTTCAGGCCATATGGAGAACATACATCCCAAAGACCGCGAAAGGATTGCCGCATCTTTTGAAAAAGCAATAAAAACCCAGAATGATTTTTCTGCACAATACAGCATTATATGCAAGGACGGGACTTATCGTGTATGGGAAGAGAGGGGAAGGGCGGTTGGTTTTGAAGATGGCAAGGCTGTCAAATGGGTCGGTTCAATAACCGATATTACTGAAAAAGTCAGGATGGATGAAGAGCAAAAGTTTATGCAGGCAAAACTGCTTCATACCAACAAGATGACAGCACTCGGCACGCTTGTTTCCGGAGTTGCCCATGAGATCAATAACCCTAACGCATTTATAATGACAAATGCTGAATTGCTATCCATGATCTGGAAAGATGTCAGCAGCCTGCTTTCTGCTCATTATAAAAACGATAAAGAGCTTTCTCTTGGAGGGCTTCCTTACTCCGAGCTTCGAAATGCAATGCCCCAACTGCTGAAAGGCATCACTGAGGGGGCAGGCAGGATCAAGTCAATAGTTGACAACCTAAAGGACTTTTCAAAGCCTGATAAATCAAATCTTGATGAGGATGTTGATATTAACGAGGTTATCAGAAGTTCTGTATTGATACTCGGCCCGCAGATTAAGAAACATACCATTCATTTCAGCACACACTATATGAAGAATCTGCCTTTGATAAAAGGCAACAGACAGAATTTTGAGCAGGTAATTATAAACCTTCTTTCTAATGCTCTCCAGTCTTTGACGGAGAAGGAATGCGGTGTGCGTGTATCCACGCTTCATAATCAAAAAGACAATGTCATTATCGTAACTATAAAAGATGAGGGCGCAGGCATTCCGCCTGATATCATGGACCGCATCACTGAACCCTTCTTCACAACAAAGATCGACACCGGCGGCACCGGGCTCGGCCTTTATATTTCATATGCTATTATCAATGATCACAAAGGCAGCATGAAGTTTGAATCCATAGAAGAGAAGGGAACGACTGTTACCATTTATCTCCCAATAGTCAATAATGAATACAGAAAAAACTAA
- a CDS encoding class I SAM-dependent methyltransferase — protein MDELSKEYVISYYSKSLNFHGDTPAAVKWTGQGQLLRFESLLNLNGDISGCKVLDYGCGKGDFYQFLTDMGIDVDYVGFDINKDMVALARRKFPQCRFEIFDIEKDTLDEDFDYIFLCGVFNLKLEGIYETVKNVLSRLFKHCRHTLVFNALSSHDPRKDFELHYISPEDIYDFAAADISPYVALRQNKGLYDFNLFIYKSDKH, from the coding sequence ATGGATGAGCTTTCAAAGGAATATGTTATCTCCTATTACAGTAAGTCCCTGAACTTTCACGGTGACACGCCAGCCGCTGTAAAATGGACCGGGCAGGGACAGCTCCTCCGTTTTGAATCCCTGCTCAATCTCAATGGGGATATCAGCGGCTGCAAGGTCCTTGATTACGGGTGCGGCAAAGGGGACTTTTATCAGTTTCTTACGGATATGGGGATCGATGTTGATTATGTTGGATTTGATATTAATAAGGATATGGTCGCTTTAGCCAGAAGAAAGTTTCCACAATGCAGGTTTGAGATCTTTGATATTGAGAAAGATACGCTGGATGAGGATTTTGATTATATTTTCCTGTGCGGTGTCTTTAATCTTAAGTTAGAAGGTATTTATGAGACTGTGAAGAATGTGCTTTCGAGACTCTTCAAGCACTGCCGTCATACCCTTGTTTTTAATGCGCTTTCTTCACATGACCCGAGAAAGGACTTCGAGCTTCACTACATCTCACCCGAGGATATTTATGATTTTGCGGCAGCTGATATTTCACCTTACGTCGCCCTCAGGCAAAATAAGGGTTTGTATGACTTCAACCTGTTTATATATAAGTCAGATAAGCACTAA
- a CDS encoding competence/damage-inducible protein A, protein MEDKGINTAGIIIIGNEILSGKVQDVNSYYLAAELRSLGVDVRRISVIPDELDVIGKEARDFSVAYDFVFTTGGVGPTHDDVTMEGIAQGFGVRLVRSPLIRNILSSLYDSMNDAVLKMADVPDGSDIIFNEKMRFPVVNFKNIYIFPGIPGYLKNKFPLIRERFASSSIYLNKIFLKTRESDVAAVLSELDSSENGITIGSYPILECDDFNLIVTVESRSMDSLERAMRKLIEKLPGEGIIKIE, encoded by the coding sequence ATGGAAGATAAAGGCATAAATACAGCAGGCATTATCATAATCGGCAATGAGATACTCTCCGGCAAGGTGCAGGATGTGAATTCTTACTATCTTGCAGCTGAACTCAGGTCGTTAGGCGTTGATGTCAGGCGCATATCAGTGATACCTGATGAACTCGATGTCATAGGAAAGGAAGCAAGGGATTTCTCCGTTGCATATGACTTTGTATTCACGACCGGCGGGGTGGGCCCCACACATGATGATGTCACAATGGAAGGTATCGCGCAGGGCTTTGGTGTCAGGCTTGTGCGCAGCCCTTTGATCAGGAATATTTTATCATCGTTATATGACTCTATGAATGACGCAGTGTTGAAGATGGCCGATGTGCCTGACGGTTCTGATATTATCTTTAATGAAAAAATGCGGTTTCCCGTTGTTAATTTTAAGAACATATATATCTTTCCCGGAATCCCCGGCTACCTTAAGAACAAGTTTCCCCTCATCAGGGAGAGGTTCGCATCATCTTCCATATATCTGAATAAAATATTTCTAAAGACACGTGAGTCTGATGTTGCCGCAGTGCTGAGCGAACTGGATTCCTCGGAGAATGGCATCACCATAGGGTCGTACCCCATTTTGGAGTGCGATGATTTTAATCTTATTGTTACAGTCGAATCCAGGTCTATGGACTCATTGGAAAGAGCAATGAGGAAACTTATTGAAAAACTCCCCGGAGAGGGCATTATAAAAATAGAGTAA
- the queC gene encoding 7-cyano-7-deazaguanine synthase QueC — MTGKRKPAVVLLSGGIDSTTTLYIAKALGFDLYAITFNYGQRHSIELSMARLCAERLDVRKHLVLDIDLRQIGGSALTSDMEVPKAVNSQEQAQSQIPVTYVPARNTIFLSLALAWAEVIGSEDIFIGANAVDYSGYPDCRPEFIHAFENMANLATKASVEGSLRYKIHVPLIDMTKAGIIRKGAELGVDHSLAWSCYDPEMRNGKYLPCLRCDSCVLRIKGFKEAGISDPLSDA, encoded by the coding sequence ATGACTGGCAAAAGAAAACCGGCTGTGGTTCTTTTAAGCGGCGGCATTGATTCCACGACAACCTTGTATATCGCAAAGGCTCTTGGGTTTGACCTTTATGCCATAACATTTAACTATGGCCAGAGGCACAGTATTGAGCTTAGCATGGCCCGTCTATGCGCAGAGAGGCTTGATGTCAGAAAACATCTTGTCCTTGATATTGACCTGAGACAGATAGGCGGGTCAGCTCTCACCTCAGATATGGAAGTGCCGAAAGCAGTTAACAGCCAAGAGCAGGCACAATCCCAAATCCCTGTTACTTACGTTCCGGCAAGGAATACCATATTTCTATCATTGGCGCTTGCCTGGGCTGAAGTTATAGGTTCCGAAGATATCTTTATAGGCGCCAATGCTGTTGATTACAGCGGATATCCTGACTGCAGGCCGGAGTTTATCCATGCATTTGAGAATATGGCAAACCTCGCTACCAAGGCTTCAGTTGAGGGAAGTCTAAGATATAAAATTCATGTTCCGCTGATAGATATGACTAAAGCCGGGATAATAAGGAAAGGCGCTGAACTTGGCGTGGATCATTCTCTTGCATGGAGCTGTTACGATCCTGAAATGAGGAACGGTAAATATTTGCCGTGTTTGAGATGTGACAGCTGTGTGCTGAGAATTAAGGGATTTAAAGAGGCAGGAATAAGTGATCCTTTATCAGATGCCTGA
- the plsY gene encoding glycerol-3-phosphate 1-O-acyltransferase PlsY — MSLRIYLYLLIPLSYLIGSIPFGVIISKAKGIDIRSTGSGNIGATNVLRGVGKLPALLTLVCDILKGAAPFFLLYLILGERGSSSFDLWGGMAALAVVAGHLFPVFLSFKGGKGVATGLGVMLFYSPITLAVMVIIWLVTAAIARYSSLSAITAYSVMPIILALSGASFIKVSFGLILAMMIVLKHASNIKRLCNGAETKIGGSKG; from the coding sequence ATGAGTCTCAGAATTTATCTTTACCTTCTTATCCCGCTCTCTTACCTTATCGGCTCCATTCCTTTCGGCGTTATCATAAGCAAGGCAAAAGGCATAGATATAAGGAGCACTGGAAGCGGCAATATAGGGGCGACCAATGTCTTGAGGGGCGTTGGCAAACTACCCGCGCTTCTTACGCTTGTATGTGACATTCTTAAGGGGGCGGCGCCTTTCTTTTTACTGTATCTTATACTTGGCGAACGTGGTTCTTCTTCTTTTGATCTATGGGGCGGGATGGCGGCTCTGGCAGTTGTGGCCGGACATCTCTTTCCGGTCTTTCTTTCCTTTAAGGGAGGGAAGGGCGTTGCAACAGGACTTGGGGTTATGCTTTTTTACAGTCCGATAACCCTGGCAGTTATGGTCATTATATGGCTGGTGACCGCTGCCATTGCCAGATACTCCTCTCTCTCTGCCATAACTGCATATTCTGTAATGCCGATAATACTTGCACTGTCAGGCGCTTCATTTATTAAAGTTTCTTTTGGTTTAATACTTGCTATGATGATTGTCTTAAAACATGCTTCAAATATAAAGAGGCTTTGCAATGGCGCAGAGACTAAAATAGGCGGCAGTAAGGGATGA
- the pgsA gene encoding CDP-diacylglycerol--glycerol-3-phosphate 3-phosphatidyltransferase — MINIPTLITLSRIFVIPVFVFVAAKNPFMGAIIFSLAAITDFFDGYIARRSKQVTKLGILLDPIADKLLVISALIVLVDMALVPAWIAIVIIAREFLVTGLRVVALTKDLVIPAELGGKIKVGAQIASIIILLLDRSLISYDFFGPLEFLVEYSVGITLLWAAMIIGLVSGVQYFKAFWKKL; from the coding sequence TTGATTAACATACCCACTCTCATCACATTAAGCAGAATATTTGTGATCCCGGTCTTTGTCTTTGTTGCGGCGAAGAATCCTTTTATGGGCGCCATTATATTTTCGCTTGCCGCTATTACAGATTTCTTTGACGGATATATTGCGAGAAGGTCAAAGCAGGTGACCAAGCTCGGGATACTGCTTGACCCGATAGCAGATAAACTTCTCGTCATATCCGCTCTTATCGTTCTTGTGGACATGGCGCTTGTGCCGGCGTGGATAGCCATAGTCATCATTGCCAGGGAATTTCTCGTGACCGGACTGAGGGTGGTTGCATTGACAAAAGACCTGGTGATACCTGCCGAACTTGGGGGAAAGATAAAGGTCGGCGCGCAGATAGCTTCGATAATAATACTGCTGCTTGACAGGTCATTGATCAGCTATGATTTTTTCGGTCCGCTCGAGTTCCTTGTTGAATACAGCGTCGGTATCACGCTCCTTTGGGCAGCAATGATAATAGGCCTGGTGTCCGGAGTACAATATTTTAAGGCATTCTGGAAGAAGCTGTAA
- a CDS encoding HAD-IIIA family hydrolase: protein MKDMNNTAEKAKNIKLLILDVDGVMTDGSIMLDNNGNEYKIFHVRDGHGIRMLDKAGIKTAIITGRRSKVVERRALELGITDVHQGVYKKSDVYDGLLKKYGLNDENVAFMGDDTVDIELFKRAGMTAAPADAEDDVKKIAGFISGRNGGRGAVREFINLILKSSGLWKDVSGESID, encoded by the coding sequence ATGAAAGATATGAATAATACCGCTGAAAAAGCAAAGAATATAAAACTGCTGATACTGGATGTTGACGGTGTTATGACTGACGGCAGCATAATGCTTGATAATAACGGGAATGAATACAAGATATTTCACGTCAGGGACGGCCATGGGATAAGAATGCTGGATAAGGCCGGCATTAAGACAGCTATCATTACAGGAAGAAGGTCAAAGGTTGTGGAAAGAAGGGCGCTGGAGCTCGGCATTACTGATGTACATCAGGGAGTATATAAGAAGTCGGATGTCTATGACGGGCTTCTCAAGAAATATGGTCTCAACGACGAGAATGTTGCTTTTATGGGTGACGATACGGTTGATATCGAACTTTTCAAAAGGGCAGGCATGACCGCTGCGCCGGCAGATGCTGAGGATGATGTCAAAAAGATTGCAGGCTTCATATCAGGCAGAAACGGCGGGAGAGGCGCTGTAAGAGAATTTATCAACTTAATATTGAAGTCTTCGGGCCTCTGGAAAGATGTCTCAGGCGAGTCCATTGATTAA